The Changchengzhania lutea genomic sequence GGAACAAAGCTTATCAGCCAAAAAATGATGCTTTTCATGATGCTGATTTAGCAGGGAAAGATTTAGATCTATGGAAACTGCAACGCTACTTGCAAGATTATTTGGCAACAATAGCCGCGGTTGATGAGGGCGTTGGGAGGATTTTAGATTATTTAAAAGCGCATGATCTAGAGGACAACACCATCGTGGTCTACACCACAGACCAAGGATTTTATCTGGGTGAAAAAGGCTGGTTCGATAAACGTTTTATGTATGAAGAATCCTTGGCAATGCCCATGCTTATGAAATATCCCGGAGTGGTAAAACCCGGAACGGAAATTACGGCATTGACCCAAAACCTTGATTTTGCTGAAACATTTTTGGACTTTGCACAAGTGGACATTCCAGAAGATATGCAAGGAAAATCTTTAAAACCAATATTGACGAATACTATTGAAGATGAAGATTTTAGAGATGCTATTTATTATCATTATTATGATTTTCCTGCGTTTCACATGGTCAAAAAAATGTATGGTGTAAGAACGAAACGTTACAAATTATTTCATGTGTATGATGATATTGATGCATGGGAATTGTATGATTTAAAAGAAGATCCTTCAGAGGTCAACAATGTAATAAATGATGATGCTTATAATGAAATTGAACAGATTTTAAGAAAGCGATTGGCCGAATTGCAACAACAATATCAAGTGACCGAAAAAGAATTTGAACGTGCCAGAAAAGACCAAATCAAAAGAAATTATAAAGGATTTGAACGTTTAAGAGGGAAACCTATGGAAGCTTATGAGCATTAATATCCTGCAAGGTTTTTGTAACCTTGTAGGTATAATTTAAATCAAAGAGAAGAGACCTACAAGGTTACAAAAACCTTGCAGGTCTTATTAAAAAACAACTATTTATAGATGAAACACTTACTAGCACTTACTGCAATAACTTCTCTATTGGCTGCCTTCTTGTTAGTGAATTCTTGTCAAGAAAACATATTCAAAGGAAACACCTCAGATACGACAAAATCAGAAATAAGTACTAAAAAGCATTTTAAAACCTATTGCAACCCAATTGATATAGACTATTCCTATATGTCGCATTATCGAGCTAAAAATAATGTATCCTATCGTTCGGGCGCAGACCCAGCTATTGTAAATTTTAAAGGAAGGTATTATATGTTCGTAACACGTTCGCATGGCTATTGGGCTTCGGATGATATGAGTAATTGGACATTTATAAAACCCCAGAGCTGGTATTTTAATGGGTGCAATGCGCCCGCTGCGGCTGTAAAAAATGGTAAAATTATTTTGTTGGGGGATCCTTCAGGTAGAGGAGCAGTTATCGAAACCGAAAACCCGGAATTAGGCGATTGGAAAACCAATTATGCCGTCATAAATGTTCCGGGCGGCGTGCAAGACCCTAATTTATTTGTTGATGATGATAATAAGGTTTATTTATATGAAGAATCTTCTAATAAATGGCCCATTCACGGCATTGAGTTAGATGCTGAAAATTATTATATTCCAATAGGTGAACAAGTGGATTTGTTCAATCTGCAACCAGAAAAACACGGTTGGGAACGTTTTGGTCAAGATCACGATTCCGATTTAAAACCCTTTATAGAAGGTCCTTGGATGGTAAAATATAACGGCACATATTATTTGGAATATGGTGCACCGGGAACCCAATGGAATGTCTATGCCGATGGGGTTTATACCAGTAAAAATCCGTTGGGGCCTTTTGAATACGCACCCTACAATCCGATTTCATACAAACCTGGGGGTTTTTTAAAAGGCTCTGGCCATGGTAGTACGGTTAAAGATAACAACGGAAATTATTGGCATTTCTCAACCATGGCCATTTCGGTAAATTTTAAGTTTGAACGTCGTTTGGGCATGTATCCTGCAGGTTTTGAAGATAATGGACAAATGTATGTCAATACGGCTTATGGTGATTATCCGCATTATTTGCCGAACACCAAAGTTGATAACCATAAAAACCGATTTACGGGTTGGATGTTGTTATCCTATAAGAAGCCTGTAAAGACCAATTCGGGATTAGTGAAAAAGGAAATTAATGTAGTTGATGAAAGTGAAGGCGGATTTATGCAGGAACAAATTACCGATTTCAATATCCATAAAATCAATGATGAAGAAATACGTTCCTATTGGGTATCAGAAGCCAATAACGATTCTATTTATGTAGAAATGGATTTGTTGAAGCCTATGAGCGTGAAGGCAATCCAGCTGAATTTTCAAGATTTTAATGCCGAAGTTTTTGGAAGACCAAAAGGCATCAAGCAGCAATTTGTAATTCAAAGTTCCCTTGATGGAAAAACTTGGAGAACCATCGCCGATTATTCTGAAAATGTAAAAGATATGCCCCATGCTTATCTAGAACTCGAAAGCCCAGTAAATGTGCGATATGTTAGATATAACCATGTGTATTGTTATAATAAATATTTGGCCATTTCAGAATTCAGGGTTTTTGGAAACGGCAAGGAGCCATTACCCCAAACCCCATCAAATTTTAAAGCGGAAAGGCAAAAAGATAGAAGAAACACCAACCTGACTTGGAATAAAGTCGAAGATGCTACTGGCTATGTGATTTATTGGGGAATATCAAAAGACAAACTAAACCTTTCGGCTTTAATGTATAACAAACCAAATTACAACTTACGAGCTTTAACCACAGATCAATCTTATTATTATCAGGTGGAAGCGTTTAATGAAAACGGGATTTCCGAAAAGAGCCCTATATTATTTACAAAATAAACAAGAACAAATGATTCGATTTTCAATACTTTTTTTAAGCGTGATAGTATTATTTTCCTGTACTTCCGAAGAAAAAAATCTTTTAACCGAAGTGCTTTCGCCAGATAAAAACATTCAGGTAACCTTTTTTTTATCAGAGAATCAGGAACCATTTTATACGGTAAATTATAAAAATGAAAAAGTAATCGATTCCTCGAAAATGGGATTTGAATTTAAAGATGCGTTACCCTTAAGTTCAAATTTTAAAATAAAAAACAGTCAAGAATCCACTACCGATGATACTTGGGATATGGTATGGGGTGAAGATGCACAAGTCCGTAATCATTATAACGAACTTAAAATTGAATTGGAAGAAACTTCAGAATTAAAAAGAAAACTGAACATCATTTTTAAAGTCTATAATGATGGGGTGGGGTTTAGATACGAATTCCCCAAACAAGAGCATTTAAATGATGTGGTTATTACAGATGAAAATACTGAATTTAACCTAACAGGCGACCATAAAGTCTGGTGGATCCCGGGGGATTGGGATATTTATGAATATTTGTACAATACTACTAAATTTTCAGAAATTGATGCCTTAAAATACTATGAGCCGGGAACACATTTAGGGCAAACTTATATGCCTGAAAATGCCGCAAATACCCCACTGACCATGAAAACAGAGTCTGGGGTGTATTTAAGTTTCCATGAAGCAGATTTAACGGATTATGCAGGCATGACTTTAGCGGTGGACACCTCAGCATTAAAAATGAAAAGCGAGTTGGTAGGTAATAGTCAAAACATAAAAGTAAAACGTCAAACGCCTTTCGAAACGCCTTGGCGAACCATTCAAATTGCAGATAGAGCAGGCGATTTATTGGAGTCTAAACTTATTTTGAATCTTAATGACCCAAATACCGTAGCCGATATGGGTTTTTTCAAACCCACAAAATATATGGGTATTTGGTGGGACATGCATATAGGAACTGGCAATTGGGATTATTCAGGAGCATACCATGCCGCTAACACAAAATATGCCAAGGACATGATAGACTTTGCTTCCAAACACAAGATACACGGGATGCTGGTAGAAGGCTGGAATACCGGTTGGGAAAAATGGTGGGATAAAAAGAACAAGAAAGAGCATTTCGATTTTGTAACCCCTTATCCTGATTATGACTTAGAAGAAGTTGTAAACTATGGAAAATCAAAAGGTGTAGAATTGGTGATGCATCATGAAACTTCGGCAGATATTATACGTTATGAAAAGCAATTGGATACCGCTTTTGCATTGATGAAAAAACTTGGAATTCATTCAGTAAAAACAGGTTATGTAGGCAGTATCATTCCAGAAGGTGAATATCATCATGGGCAATATATGGTCAACCATTACCAAAAAGTTCTGGAAAAAGGCATAGCATCCCAAGTGGCGATAAATGCACACGAACCCATAAAGGCAACTGGCAAAAGACGCACATTTCCGGTAGCTATTTCGCGTGAAGGCGTTCGTGGGCAAGAGTACAATGCATGGTCCAAAGACGGTGGCAATCCGCCAGAACACTTAACTATTGTACCGTTTACGCGTATGCTGGGTGGCCCTATAGATTATACCCCGGGAATTTTTAATACGACGTTAAAACCGTATGCCGAAAACAATCAAATCAATACCACTTTGGCCCACCAATTGGCTTTGTATGTGGTTTTGTACAGCCCGATCCAAATGGTGCCAGATTTAATCAAGCATTATGAAAACCATCTGGCTTTAAAATTCATTGAAGATGTTGGTGTAGATTGGAACGTCTCTAAAGTTTTAGACGCTGAGATTGGTGATTTTATTGCTGTTGCTCGCCAAGAAAAAGGGACAGAAAACTGGTTTGTGGGTTGTATAACCGATGAAAATAAACGCATTGTTAAAGTGAACTTGGATTTTTTAGATGATAGTAAAACTTATATTGCCAAAATATATAAGGACGCCAAAGATTCACATTATATGACCAATCCTGAAGTTTATGAAATCTCTGAACAAGAGGTCAATAACAGCACTGTTTTGGAAATCGATTTAGCCGCCGGTGGTGGGTGTGCTATATCATTAATGCCAAAAAAATAAACCTAAAGACATGAAAAACATTTGCTGTTTTTTTATATTGTTCAGTTGCTTGGGCGTTTTGTTTGGTCAAGAGACCACAAAAGTAATGACTTATAATATTAAACTGGATTATCCGAAAGGAGGGGAGAGCAGTTGGAATAATCGGAAGGAATCTGTGATGGGTCAAATTAATTTCTACGAACCAGATATTTTTGGTGTTCAGGAAGCTTTACCAAATCAAATGAAATACATGGATAGTACGCTGGTAAACTATAATTATGTAGGCGTTGGTCGTGATGATGGTAAAAATAAAGGGGAGTATTCCGCTATTTTTTATAAAAGGAACGCATTCAAGATCTTAGAAAGTTCAACATTTTGGTTGTCTGAAACACCAGGGAATGTGTCAATGGGCTGGGATGCCGTTTGTAATCGTATTTGTACGTATGTTCTTTTGGAAAATAAAAATTCGAATGAGCGTCTTTGGGTATTCAATACACATTTTGATCATGTTGGGAAAATTGCACGTATGGAAAGCTCTAAATTAATTCTTCAAAAAATAAACAATTTAAACAGTGAAAATCTTCCTGTAATTTTAATGGGTGACCTTAATTTAACACCCGAGACCAAGAGCATTCAAATCATAAAAACTGTGTTACAAGATGCTATTGAGGTTTCAAAAACAAAACCATTTGGACCATCTGGTACATTTAATGGATTTCATTTTGACCGGCCAGTTACCAAAAGAATTGATTATATTTTTGTAAGTAATAATATTAACGTCTATAAATATGCGATATTGAGTGATTCTAAAGATTGTAAATACCTTTCAGATCATTTACCTGTTTATATAGAAATTCAATTAATTAACTAAAACACAGATTATGAATAAAAAAACTTTTTTATTATTAATAGCGGCAGTGTCTGCATTAGGCGGATTATTATTTGGCTATGATACCGGTGTCATTAATGGTGCTCAATATTATTTAAGTAAACATTTCGATTTAGATTCGGCAATGAAAGGTTGGGTTGTAGGAAGTGCTCTTTTAGGATGTTTAGTTGGCGCCATTGTAGCTGGCCCTTTAAGTATAAAATTTGGCAGAAAATACTCTTTAATAATTTCAGCTGTGCTATTTTCAATTTCAGCCTATGGTTCTGGTTTGCCATCGATTTTTCCAGAATCCGTTTCTTTATTGGTCTTTTTTAGAATTATAGGAGGTCTTGGTATTGGTATTGCATCTATGAATGCACCCATGTATATTGCAGAGATTGCACCAAGTAGCATAAGAGGTAAAATGGTTACTTATTACCAATTGGCAATAGTTGTTGGTTTTTTTGTGGTGTTTTTAGTAACCTATTTTATTGGAAATAATTTATCTGAAGAACAAAACATAGCATTTGGATGGAAACGTATGTTTTGGTCGGAATTAATTCCAAGTTGTCTCTTTTTAATATTGCTGTTCTTTGTGCCTAAAAGTCCACGTTGGTTGGCGCTTAAAGGAAAAGATGATGATGCTTTGGCAACATTGGTAAAAATACATGGTCCGGAGCAAGCTAACAAAGAGATATTAGAAATTAGACACTCACTAAAAACAAGTGATAAGACTCATAAGGTGAATTACTTTTCAAAAGTAATATTGGGAATCATTGTTATAGGAACTACTTTGTCTGTTTTACAGCAGTTTACAGGAATTAATGCCGTACTATATTACGGTGCGGATATTTTTGAAAAATCATTAGGATTTGGGAAAGAAGACGTTTTGGCACAACAAATACTACTAGCGTTTATTAATCTAATATTCACTTTTATTGCGATGTTTACTGTAGATAAATTTGGTAGAAAACCATTAATATATATTGGATCCATAGGAATGATTGGCGGGTTTTTATTATTAGGAATCTCTTTACAACAACAAGCTGTTGGGATTATATCTTTGCTTGGCGTGCTCCTTTTTATAGCGTCATTTGCACTTTCCATGGGACCAGTAGTTTGGGTCTTGCTATCAGAAATGTTTCCAAATAAAATACGCAGCGTTGCCATGTCTGTTGCAGTAGCAGGACAATGGGCAGCAAATTATGTGGTTTCGCAATCTTTCCCTATGGTTATGGATAGCAAAGTAAATAATAGTGCTTCTTGGAATGGTTCGTTACCCTATTTTATATTTATTGCATTTATTATTGTTATTATAATTATTACTTATAAATATATCCCTGAAACTAAAGGAAAAACTCTTGAGGAAATTGAAGGATTTTGGAAGTAATAATTTTAATGAGTTGTTCTATGCTATTTTTCAGGAATGTGAGTAAATATTGACTAAGGTTTTATTGCAAAAACCAATGATCTGATTATCTAATATTTAGGTTTGCTAAATATTTTTATGGTATAAAAAACAGTTTCATATAATTCAATGTACTTAAATTTAATAAAAAACTAGATTAACGTTTCAAGCTCTCACTATAATCAAAATAGTTTATAGTACTTATAAATCAAATATAATTTACCCTAAATGTAAAAGGCCTTCAAATACATGAAGACCTTTTTTTGGTTGATTGTTTTAATTAGCGCTAAAAATATTAACTATTGCTTTCTAATACTGCCAGAAGTGCCATCTTCTGTATTCACGATTTCTGGATTGCCGTAATATTTAATATCGCCACCACTAGTCGCTTTCGCTGTTAGCTCTTTAGCAGTATTAACACTAATATCTGCGCCACTGGTGGCCTTCACATTACTGGATTGTGCTATTAAATCTGAAGCTTTTATATCACTTCCACTAGTAGCTTCTGCACTTAGGGTAGTCGTCTTTCCAGACACTCTTAAGTCACTTCCACTGGTTGCTTTACAAATTAAGTTTGAGGTATTTACATCTAAGGTCATATCACTACCACTAGTCGTTTTAAGTTGTAAGTCATCTACTGAAATAGTGTTCGTTGAGTAAACATCGCTCCCGCTAGTCGCTTTAATTTTTGAAATTGATTTAAAGGTGACATGTACTTTCTTCGACGTTGATTTTCCAATATTTTCTGAGGTGTGAATTTTTAGAACATTGTTTTCAACCTCTGTAATGATAATGTCGTGCAGATTCTCATCGGCTTCAATGGTGACACTGGCAGTATTGTCTTGAGTTAAATACACATCTAAACCCTCACTGGCTTCGATTGCGGTAAAAGGTTCATTAATGGTTCTATCCTCCATTTGAACGTTTCCATTACCTCTTACGCCAGGTTGAAGACGCATATCAAAATTGCAGGAAAAGAGGGTTAAACTTAATAAAGTGGCTAAAATAATTTTTGTTAATGTTGTCATGATGAGTGGTTTTTTTTGATTAATTGCTATGGTTACTGTATCGCTTTTTGATTGATGATTCAAATATCTAATAATATGATGTGGTTTTATAACTTAATTATCTGAACTGTCATGTTTTATGGATGACTTGTTAATCGTCATCCGATTTTATGCTAATCCCATTTTGGTCAATATTCACTCGTACGGTTTCGCTATTGGCTTTCAAACCATTTTTATCTATAACTAAACCAGAGCTATCAACCGTTACTTCTAAGCCGTCATTATCTATTTTTAATGACCCATCGTCATCTTCTAAGTCCACATCTATTTCGTATTCACTCGGGCAATCCAAACACGCGATGTCATCTTCTTCAATTTTTAAATAATGACTTACATCATTAGAAGATACAATGTTGTCGTTGTATTTTCTGTAATTCAAATAAGACTTGGTATTCTTATTAAAGTTAACTACCGATCCTTCGGGTAAATGAAGAATAATAGTGATTTCTTGGTCGCTAAACTTATTATCTGGATCTGTAGTTAAATAAGCGTCTAGGAGCAATGTATCACCATGTTGTGTATAGCTGTAGTTAATGTTTTTAGCGCGCGCTATGGCTTGGTCGTAATTCCTGCCGTCTGCACTTTTTTCAATACTTATAGTCGCAAGACTATCTGTGGTAGATTTCACTATAATTTCTATATCTGATGAGTATATGGTTTTTTCACCGTTTTCATTGTGGGCGACTCTAAAAGCAGAATGTCGTCGATAGGAATCATCACCATACACATCATTGCTTATCATTTTCACATTCAGCGTGTCGTTCGAAATAATATTAAATTCCTTCTTGTCAATAACCCGCTCATTAAAAGCATGCGCACTCGCTTGTCTTATTCCAACAACGGTTAGACCAATAATAGAAATTAACCATAAGCCCAAAAGTGTGAATTTTGCAATTCTTCCAATAGATTTTAGGTTGTTAACTAATATTTTCAATCCTAAATACGAGAGTAAGAAAAATGGAATCCCAACGGCGAAAAACACAAGTAAAGATACCAACCAAACTGGCGTGTTACCAGCATTTACAACATCTACTAGATCTAAACCTGGAATATGAATCACATCGGCGACACCTATTGAAAATAAAGCAATAATCAGCCCTATTAAAGTAGCTGCTCCAATTATAAGTAAGATAATGCCAATGAACTTTGCAAACACTTTAAAGAAAAACATGATGATTTCACCAATAGTATCGAAAAAAGTTCTTGAAGACGATTTTATTCGGTTGCCTTGTTTCGGTAAATCGACATTTTTAGCGGCATTCGAAACTGAGTCTGAAACGTTTTTCGCTGCTACCGAAACCGAATCGGTTACATTTTTGGCAACATCGGAAACACTGTCAAACCCGTCTTTAATTTTTTTTTCGATGTTCGAAATGTTTACGGGTTCTCCGGTCATCATTATTTTTTCGGCAGTAGTTTTTGCCTCAGGAACTAAAATCCATAACAAAATATAGAGTAGAATTCCAGTACCAGCACCAAATATTAAAAGGATCCAGGCGAGTCTAATCCATATGGCGTCAATTCCAAAATAATGTGCCAATCCAGAGGATACGCCACCTATATAAGAGTTGTCTGTATCTCTAAACAATTTCCGAGATGTGCTCGTTTTTTTAGTGTAAGTGCTTTGAGGTTCATCTTCAAAAATCTCGTCATCGACTAAGTAATCTTCAGGTTGTCCCATAATCGAGATCACTTCATCTACCTCTTTAATTCGGATGACCTGTTTATCATTTTCTACGCGCTCGTTAAAAAGTTCTGCTATACGCGATTCTATATCAGATATGATTTCAGATCGTCCTTGAGAGTCTGTAAATGAACGTTTTATAGCCTCAAGATAGCGCTGTAATTTTAAGTATGCATCCTCATCTATATGAAAAAATATACCTGCTAAATTTATGTTGACTGTCTTATTCATTGTTAGTTGTTTTTTGGCTTGTTACTATATTTACTGCATTCTGTAATTCACTCCAAGTCGTGTTCAGTTCTTTTAAAAATAACTTTCCGGTTTCTGTTAAACCGTAATACTTTCTTGGTGGTCCGGAAGTCGATTCTTCCCATCGGTAATTCAAAAGACCGGCGTTTTTAAGTCGTGTAAGTAGTGGGTAAATAGTTCCCTCAACCACAAGCAACTTAGCGTCCTTTAAGGTGCCCAGTATTTCTGCAACATAAGCATCGTCGTCTTTTAAGACCGATAGTATGCAGAACTCTAGCACGCCTTTGCGCATCTGTGCTTTTGTGTTTTCTATCTTCATGTTTTAAAGTGTTTTAATAAATTGAAACTGTTCATTTTTTGATTGATTAAAATTGATTATTGATGAAATTATTTTTTCTTTTTCTGGGCGTTACCACAAGGGTCGGGCTTTCCGTTGCAATCTTTTTTCTCGTGCCTCAAAAAAAGGATTTCCACTGCAATCCCTAACGCAGTTCCGTCTACCATTTTACGAGTCGTTATTTTAAAAAATTGATAGTTAATGGGTATTTATACACTTCGCCATCTCTCGCTTTTAAACTTGCAATCACGATAAAAACGAGTTCGAGTATAAACCCGATTACTGCCAAAACACCAAGTGCGCCACCTACATAAAGTAGGGGTGAGGGTTTCCCAATATTAATATGAAAATCATGAAACCCATTAAAATCTATAAAATCAATGCCGTTAAAAAGTTTAAATATGAAAAACGGAATTGTTAAAGTGCCTAAAATTACTGCGTACAACAAAATGCTAATTTGAAAATTGATGGCTTGTTTACCATTAGCATCTATAAATTCAGATTTTTCCTTATTGGTTACCCATAAAATAATAGGGCCTATAAAATTTCCAAACGGAACTATAAATCTACTAAAGGTGGACAAATGAATGAAAGTGGCGATGTTTTTTTGATGATTATCTATCATGATTTAAAAGCATATAATAGTTTCTTATACAAATATATGTCTTTTAAAAGGTATTATGTTACACATAGTACTAAAAATTAACATAAATTTAACATTTACTGATCTGTATTTATTTCATAACTTAGTAAAAAATTAAAATTCTTAAAATGACCTTAACACGAAGAAAACTAAATACTTACACCATGTTTAAGCTGCCAGCAGCCTATTTATGTGGCGTAAGAACTAAATATATTGATAATGAAAAATGTATAGTAGGTGTTAGATTCAAATGGATAAACCAAAACCCATTTAAGTCTATGTTTTGGGCCGTACAAGGTATGGCGGCAGAGTTTTCAACAGGAGCATTAATGATTTCTAAAATCCAAGAATCAGGTAAACGCGTGTCTATGCTAGTCACAACAAATAATGCAACATTTAGTAAAAAAGCAATAGGTAAAATCAATTTTACATGTAATGAAGGAAAAGCCGTTGACGAAGTTCTTGAAAAAGCTATAGAAACAGGAGAAGGGCAAACACTTTGGATGCAATCTGTTGGTAAAAATGAAGATGGTGTTATAGTTTCAACTTTTAATTTTGAATGGAGCGTGAAAGTGAAACAGTAAGCAGTCTCAGTCTCAGTTAACAGTGAGTCACGTAACACTTTGCGGCTTTGTGTCTTTTCGAGGTTTTTTTTGTCTCCGTGCATCTCTGTGTAAACTCCGCTAAACTCTGTGAAATAACTTTTTCATATACTTAAAATTTTAAAAATTTTGTAACAAAACTCAAAGCAAATCAACATATAAACGTATCAACAACAAACAACTTAACGAAATACAGTATTATGACAGCACACGAAATCGATTACAGAATTTACGGCGAGGAAATGCAATACGTAGAGATTGAACTAGATCCTCAAGAAGGCGTTATTGCCGAGGCAGGAAGTTTTATGATGATGGACGATGGTATTAAAATGGAAACTATTTTTGGTGAC encodes the following:
- a CDS encoding family 43 glycosylhydrolase, yielding MKHLLALTAITSLLAAFLLVNSCQENIFKGNTSDTTKSEISTKKHFKTYCNPIDIDYSYMSHYRAKNNVSYRSGADPAIVNFKGRYYMFVTRSHGYWASDDMSNWTFIKPQSWYFNGCNAPAAAVKNGKIILLGDPSGRGAVIETENPELGDWKTNYAVINVPGGVQDPNLFVDDDNKVYLYEESSNKWPIHGIELDAENYYIPIGEQVDLFNLQPEKHGWERFGQDHDSDLKPFIEGPWMVKYNGTYYLEYGAPGTQWNVYADGVYTSKNPLGPFEYAPYNPISYKPGGFLKGSGHGSTVKDNNGNYWHFSTMAISVNFKFERRLGMYPAGFEDNGQMYVNTAYGDYPHYLPNTKVDNHKNRFTGWMLLSYKKPVKTNSGLVKKEINVVDESEGGFMQEQITDFNIHKINDEEIRSYWVSEANNDSIYVEMDLLKPMSVKAIQLNFQDFNAEVFGRPKGIKQQFVIQSSLDGKTWRTIADYSENVKDMPHAYLELESPVNVRYVRYNHVYCYNKYLAISEFRVFGNGKEPLPQTPSNFKAERQKDRRNTNLTWNKVEDATGYVIYWGISKDKLNLSALMYNKPNYNLRALTTDQSYYYQVEAFNENGISEKSPILFTK
- a CDS encoding glycoside hydrolase family 97 protein, whose translation is MIVLFSCTSEEKNLLTEVLSPDKNIQVTFFLSENQEPFYTVNYKNEKVIDSSKMGFEFKDALPLSSNFKIKNSQESTTDDTWDMVWGEDAQVRNHYNELKIELEETSELKRKLNIIFKVYNDGVGFRYEFPKQEHLNDVVITDENTEFNLTGDHKVWWIPGDWDIYEYLYNTTKFSEIDALKYYEPGTHLGQTYMPENAANTPLTMKTESGVYLSFHEADLTDYAGMTLAVDTSALKMKSELVGNSQNIKVKRQTPFETPWRTIQIADRAGDLLESKLILNLNDPNTVADMGFFKPTKYMGIWWDMHIGTGNWDYSGAYHAANTKYAKDMIDFASKHKIHGMLVEGWNTGWEKWWDKKNKKEHFDFVTPYPDYDLEEVVNYGKSKGVELVMHHETSADIIRYEKQLDTAFALMKKLGIHSVKTGYVGSIIPEGEYHHGQYMVNHYQKVLEKGIASQVAINAHEPIKATGKRRTFPVAISREGVRGQEYNAWSKDGGNPPEHLTIVPFTRMLGGPIDYTPGIFNTTLKPYAENNQINTTLAHQLALYVVLYSPIQMVPDLIKHYENHLALKFIEDVGVDWNVSKVLDAEIGDFIAVARQEKGTENWFVGCITDENKRIVKVNLDFLDDSKTYIAKIYKDAKDSHYMTNPEVYEISEQEVNNSTVLEIDLAAGGGCAISLMPKK
- a CDS encoding endonuclease/exonuclease/phosphatase family protein, with protein sequence MKNICCFFILFSCLGVLFGQETTKVMTYNIKLDYPKGGESSWNNRKESVMGQINFYEPDIFGVQEALPNQMKYMDSTLVNYNYVGVGRDDGKNKGEYSAIFYKRNAFKILESSTFWLSETPGNVSMGWDAVCNRICTYVLLENKNSNERLWVFNTHFDHVGKIARMESSKLILQKINNLNSENLPVILMGDLNLTPETKSIQIIKTVLQDAIEVSKTKPFGPSGTFNGFHFDRPVTKRIDYIFVSNNINVYKYAILSDSKDCKYLSDHLPVYIEIQLIN
- a CDS encoding sugar porter family MFS transporter, with the protein product MNKKTFLLLIAAVSALGGLLFGYDTGVINGAQYYLSKHFDLDSAMKGWVVGSALLGCLVGAIVAGPLSIKFGRKYSLIISAVLFSISAYGSGLPSIFPESVSLLVFFRIIGGLGIGIASMNAPMYIAEIAPSSIRGKMVTYYQLAIVVGFFVVFLVTYFIGNNLSEEQNIAFGWKRMFWSELIPSCLFLILLFFVPKSPRWLALKGKDDDALATLVKIHGPEQANKEILEIRHSLKTSDKTHKVNYFSKVILGIIVIGTTLSVLQQFTGINAVLYYGADIFEKSLGFGKEDVLAQQILLAFINLIFTFIAMFTVDKFGRKPLIYIGSIGMIGGFLLLGISLQQQAVGIISLLGVLLFIASFALSMGPVVWVLLSEMFPNKIRSVAMSVAVAGQWAANYVVSQSFPMVMDSKVNNSASWNGSLPYFIFIAFIIVIIIITYKYIPETKGKTLEEIEGFWK
- a CDS encoding head GIN domain-containing protein; protein product: MTTLTKIILATLLSLTLFSCNFDMRLQPGVRGNGNVQMEDRTINEPFTAIEASEGLDVYLTQDNTASVTIEADENLHDIIITEVENNVLKIHTSENIGKSTSKKVHVTFKSISKIKATSGSDVYSTNTISVDDLQLKTTSGSDMTLDVNTSNLICKATSGSDLRVSGKTTTLSAEATSGSDIKASDLIAQSSNVKATSGADISVNTAKELTAKATSGGDIKYYGNPEIVNTEDGTSGSIRKQ
- a CDS encoding PspC domain-containing protein — its product is MNKTVNINLAGIFFHIDEDAYLKLQRYLEAIKRSFTDSQGRSEIISDIESRIAELFNERVENDKQVIRIKEVDEVISIMGQPEDYLVDDEIFEDEPQSTYTKKTSTSRKLFRDTDNSYIGGVSSGLAHYFGIDAIWIRLAWILLIFGAGTGILLYILLWILVPEAKTTAEKIMMTGEPVNISNIEKKIKDGFDSVSDVAKNVTDSVSVAAKNVSDSVSNAAKNVDLPKQGNRIKSSSRTFFDTIGEIIMFFFKVFAKFIGIILLIIGAATLIGLIIALFSIGVADVIHIPGLDLVDVVNAGNTPVWLVSLLVFFAVGIPFFLLSYLGLKILVNNLKSIGRIAKFTLLGLWLISIIGLTVVGIRQASAHAFNERVIDKKEFNIISNDTLNVKMISNDVYGDDSYRRHSAFRVAHNENGEKTIYSSDIEIIVKSTTDSLATISIEKSADGRNYDQAIARAKNINYSYTQHGDTLLLDAYLTTDPDNKFSDQEITIILHLPEGSVVNFNKNTKSYLNYRKYNDNIVSSNDVSHYLKIEEDDIACLDCPSEYEIDVDLEDDDGSLKIDNDGLEVTVDSSGLVIDKNGLKANSETVRVNIDQNGISIKSDDD
- a CDS encoding PadR family transcriptional regulator — encoded protein: MKIENTKAQMRKGVLEFCILSVLKDDDAYVAEILGTLKDAKLLVVEGTIYPLLTRLKNAGLLNYRWEESTSGPPRKYYGLTETGKLFLKELNTTWSELQNAVNIVTSQKTTNNE
- a CDS encoding DUF4870 domain-containing protein, with product MIDNHQKNIATFIHLSTFSRFIVPFGNFIGPIILWVTNKEKSEFIDANGKQAINFQISILLYAVILGTLTIPFFIFKLFNGIDFIDFNGFHDFHINIGKPSPLLYVGGALGVLAVIGFILELVFIVIASLKARDGEVYKYPLTINFLK
- a CDS encoding DUF4442 domain-containing protein, producing MTLTRRKLNTYTMFKLPAAYLCGVRTKYIDNEKCIVGVRFKWINQNPFKSMFWAVQGMAAEFSTGALMISKIQESGKRVSMLVTTNNATFSKKAIGKINFTCNEGKAVDEVLEKAIETGEGQTLWMQSVGKNEDGVIVSTFNFEWSVKVKQ